From Pulveribacter suum, a single genomic window includes:
- a CDS encoding thymidylate synthase, with protein sequence MNMTEARPARSQYEDFMRHVFEHGVAKSDRTGTGTKSVFGHQMRFDLREGFPLITTKRVHFKSLALELLWFLRGDSNARWLQERGVSIWDEWARADGELGPIYGVQWRSWPTPGGGHIDQIAQVIDTLRRSPDSRRMLVSAWNVAELDQMALMPCHALFQFYVAGGRLSCQLYQRSADIFLGVPFNIASYALLTHMVAQQTGLEVGDFIWTGGDCHIYSNHTEQVRTQLARAPYPFPELHIKRQPASIFEYEYEDFEIVGYEHHPAIKAPVAV encoded by the coding sequence ATGAACATGACCGAAGCACGCCCCGCCCGCAGCCAGTATGAAGACTTCATGCGCCACGTCTTTGAGCACGGCGTGGCGAAGAGCGATCGCACCGGCACCGGCACGAAGAGCGTGTTTGGCCACCAGATGCGCTTTGATCTGCGCGAGGGCTTTCCGCTCATCACCACCAAGCGCGTGCACTTCAAAAGCCTGGCGCTGGAGTTGCTGTGGTTCCTGCGCGGCGACAGCAACGCGCGCTGGCTGCAAGAGCGCGGCGTGAGCATCTGGGACGAGTGGGCGCGAGCGGACGGCGAGCTGGGCCCCATCTATGGCGTGCAGTGGCGCAGCTGGCCCACGCCGGGTGGCGGGCACATCGACCAGATCGCACAGGTCATCGACACGCTGCGGCGCAGCCCCGATTCGCGCCGCATGCTGGTCAGTGCCTGGAACGTGGCCGAGCTGGACCAGATGGCGCTGATGCCCTGCCATGCGCTGTTCCAGTTCTATGTGGCGGGCGGGCGGCTGTCGTGCCAGCTGTACCAGCGCAGTGCCGACATCTTCCTGGGCGTGCCCTTCAACATCGCCAGCTACGCGCTGCTCACGCACATGGTGGCGCAGCAGACCGGCCTGGAGGTGGGCGACTTCATCTGGACCGGCGGCGACTGCCACATCTATTCGAACCACACCGAGCAGGTGCGCACCCAGCTGGCGCGCGCGCCCTACCCCTTCCCCGAGCTGCACATCAAGCGCCAGCCGGCGTCGATCTTCGAGTACGAGTACGAGGACTTCGAGATCGTCGGCTACGAGCACCACCCCGCCATCAAGGCGCCGGTGGCGGTGTGA
- a CDS encoding DUF2069 domain-containing protein, with product MPAPTPFAPAQPSAAVGADVAATRWLAVSSLLGLIVLSLAWELWLAPLRPGGSWLALKGLPLALPLAGLLKRRMYTYRWVSLLVWLYFTEGVVRAWSDAAPSRWLALAEVALCLLLFVACTLHVRLRQRAARAAAVPA from the coding sequence ATGCCCGCGCCCACCCCTTTTGCCCCCGCACAGCCGTCTGCCGCCGTCGGCGCCGATGTGGCCGCCACGCGCTGGCTGGCCGTGTCCAGCCTGCTGGGCCTGATCGTGCTGAGCCTGGCCTGGGAGCTGTGGCTGGCCCCCCTGCGCCCGGGCGGCTCGTGGCTGGCGCTCAAGGGCCTGCCGCTGGCGCTGCCGCTGGCCGGGCTGCTCAAGCGGCGCATGTACACCTACCGCTGGGTCAGCCTGCTGGTGTGGCTGTACTTCACCGAAGGCGTGGTGCGCGCCTGGAGCGACGCGGCCCCCAGCCGCTGGCTGGCACTGGCGGAAGTTGCCCTGTGCCTGCTGCTCTTCGTTGCCTGCACGCTGCATGTGCGGCTGCGCCAGCGCGCCGCGCGCGCCGCCGCCGTGCCGGCCTGA
- a CDS encoding FAD-binding oxidoreductase, with product MTAALLDTLRQTVGAAHVLTEGDLSAWEQDWRRRQRGRALAVVRPGSTAEVAAVVRACAAAGTPLVPQGGNTGLSVGSTPDDSGTQVVLSLTRLNRVRAIDADNLSMTVEAGCILQAVQQAAAQAGLLFPLSLAAEGSCTIGGNLATNAGGTQVLRYGNARELCLGLELVTPQGDLWDGLSGLRKDNTGYDLRNLLIGSEGTLGVITAATLKLFPQPVARLTAWAAVPSMQAAVQLLALAHRHLGAGLTGFEAMGQFALSLVVRHMPQLRVPFAGMEGAPWCVLLENSDSESEEHARARFEHLMELAFEDGCVLDAVVAESIAQARELWHVRESIPLAQAQEGLNIKHDISVAASRIPAFIAHTDALLAREVPGARLVTFGHLGDGNLHYNVQAPEGGDAAAFLREQEPRVNALVYDAVAQHGGSFSAEHGVGTLKAETLVRYKSPVALGMMRAVKQALDPHGLLNPGCVLLKQ from the coding sequence ATGACTGCTGCCCTGCTCGACACCCTGCGCCAGACCGTCGGCGCCGCCCACGTGCTGACCGAAGGCGACCTGAGCGCCTGGGAGCAGGACTGGCGCCGCCGCCAGCGCGGCCGCGCGCTGGCCGTGGTGCGCCCGGGCAGCACGGCCGAGGTGGCCGCAGTGGTGCGCGCCTGCGCCGCTGCCGGCACGCCACTCGTGCCCCAGGGCGGCAACACCGGCCTGTCGGTGGGCAGCACGCCGGACGACAGTGGCACCCAGGTGGTGCTGAGCCTGACGCGCCTGAACCGCGTGCGCGCCATCGACGCGGACAACCTCAGCATGACGGTGGAGGCCGGCTGCATCCTGCAGGCCGTGCAGCAGGCGGCCGCCCAGGCGGGCCTTTTGTTCCCGCTGTCGCTGGCGGCCGAGGGCAGCTGCACCATCGGCGGCAACCTGGCCACCAATGCCGGCGGCACGCAGGTGCTGCGCTACGGCAACGCACGCGAGCTGTGCCTGGGCCTGGAGCTGGTCACGCCGCAGGGCGACCTCTGGGACGGGCTGTCCGGCCTGCGCAAGGACAACACCGGCTACGACCTGCGCAACCTGCTGATTGGCAGCGAAGGCACGCTGGGCGTCATCACCGCCGCGACCCTGAAGCTGTTCCCCCAGCCGGTCGCGCGCCTGACGGCCTGGGCGGCGGTGCCGTCCATGCAGGCGGCAGTGCAGCTGCTGGCGCTGGCGCACCGGCACCTGGGAGCGGGCCTCACCGGCTTTGAAGCCATGGGCCAGTTCGCCCTGTCGCTGGTGGTGCGGCACATGCCGCAGCTGCGCGTGCCGTTTGCCGGCATGGAAGGCGCGCCCTGGTGCGTGCTGCTGGAAAACAGCGACAGCGAATCGGAAGAGCACGCCCGCGCGCGCTTCGAGCACCTGATGGAGCTGGCGTTCGAGGACGGCTGCGTGCTGGACGCCGTGGTGGCGGAAAGCATCGCCCAGGCGCGCGAGCTGTGGCATGTGCGCGAGAGCATCCCCCTGGCCCAGGCGCAGGAAGGCCTGAACATCAAGCACGACATCTCGGTGGCCGCCTCGCGCATCCCCGCCTTCATCGCGCACACCGACGCCCTGCTGGCGCGCGAGGTGCCCGGCGCGCGCCTGGTCACCTTTGGCCACCTGGGCGACGGCAACCTGCACTACAACGTGCAGGCGCCCGAAGGCGGCGACGCCGCCGCCTTCCTGCGCGAGCAGGAGCCGCGCGTGAACGCGCTGGTCTATGACGCGGTGGCGCAGCACGGCGGCTCGTTCTCCGCCGAGCACGGCGTGGGCACACTCAAGGCCGAGACGCTGGTGCGCTACAAGTCACCCGTGGCCCTGGGGATGATGCGTGCCGTCAAGCAGGCGCTGGACCCGCACGGCCTTCTGAACCCGGGCTGCGTGCTCCTGAAACAATAG
- the xth gene encoding exodeoxyribonuclease III, whose amino-acid sequence MQIATWNVNSLSVRLPQVLDWLAANPVDALGLQELKLVDEKFPHEALQEAGYHAVSFGQKTYNGVAILSRTPARDVVRNIPGHGDEQARVIAATLDTPAGPLRLVNAYFVNGQAPGTDKFTYKMGWLQALHDWLRAEMAQHPRLALVGDFNVAPEDRDSFDPVGLAGTIHHTQEERAHFQALLQLGLTDAFRLFEQPDKSFSWWDYRMLGFQKNRGLRIDHILVSQALRPYVTACHVDRAPRKNKQPSDHTPVVATLAL is encoded by the coding sequence ATGCAAATCGCCACCTGGAACGTCAACTCCCTGTCCGTGCGCCTGCCCCAGGTGCTGGACTGGCTGGCTGCCAATCCCGTCGATGCGCTGGGCTTGCAAGAGCTGAAGCTGGTGGACGAGAAATTCCCGCACGAGGCGCTTCAAGAGGCCGGCTACCACGCTGTCAGCTTCGGCCAGAAGACCTACAACGGCGTGGCCATCCTGAGCCGCACGCCGGCGCGCGACGTGGTGCGCAATATCCCCGGCCACGGCGACGAGCAGGCCCGCGTCATCGCCGCCACGCTGGATACGCCCGCCGGGCCGCTGCGCCTGGTCAACGCCTACTTCGTGAACGGCCAGGCACCGGGCACGGACAAGTTCACCTACAAGATGGGCTGGCTGCAGGCGCTGCACGACTGGCTGCGCGCCGAAATGGCCCAGCACCCGCGCCTGGCGCTGGTGGGCGACTTCAACGTCGCCCCCGAAGACCGCGATTCCTTCGACCCGGTGGGCCTGGCCGGCACCATCCACCACACGCAGGAGGAGCGCGCGCACTTTCAGGCGCTGCTGCAGCTGGGCCTGACGGACGCCTTCCGGCTGTTCGAGCAGCCTGACAAGAGCTTTTCCTGGTGGGACTACCGCATGCTGGGCTTTCAAAAGAACCGCGGCCTGCGCATCGACCACATCCTGGTCAGCCAAGCGCTGCGCCCCTACGTCACCGCCTGCCACGTGGACCGCGCCCCGCGCAAGAACAAGCAGCCCAGCGACCACACACCGGTGGTGGCGACACTGGCGCTCTGA
- a CDS encoding ferritin-like domain-containing protein translates to MSDFKDANRDPLTNEPGAHPVGTGVGAASGAVAGAAAGSFGGPIGAAVGGVAGAIVGGLAGKAAAESVNPTAEDAYWRESYEREPYYQSGRNYDEYRPAYELGWSSAERYEGDFAAAEPQLSRDWGTRRGTSSLEWENARPATQAAWERARRNVAAGATTMPMTGTAMSGNNANTAVTDTVSNDDVVDVLDDLLENSRDGEYGFRTSAERAENPELKQILQRRASECASAAAELEREIRARGGEPSSGGTVSGALHRGWVSVKTALSTNDDKAVLNECERGEDAAVARYRKALKATLPADARALIERQAQGAQRNHDEIKALRDRYNAAS, encoded by the coding sequence ATGTCGGATTTCAAGGATGCCAACCGCGACCCCCTGACCAACGAGCCGGGTGCTCACCCTGTGGGGACTGGCGTGGGCGCTGCGAGCGGGGCCGTTGCTGGCGCTGCAGCAGGTTCGTTCGGCGGCCCCATCGGTGCTGCCGTGGGCGGCGTGGCCGGCGCCATTGTCGGCGGCCTGGCTGGCAAGGCAGCTGCCGAATCGGTGAACCCCACGGCCGAGGACGCTTACTGGCGCGAGAGCTACGAGCGCGAGCCGTACTACCAATCGGGCCGCAACTATGACGAATACCGGCCGGCCTATGAGCTGGGCTGGAGCTCTGCGGAGCGCTATGAAGGCGACTTTGCCGCCGCCGAGCCGCAGTTGTCGCGTGACTGGGGCACCCGCCGCGGCACCAGCTCGCTGGAGTGGGAGAACGCCCGCCCGGCCACGCAGGCCGCCTGGGAGCGCGCCCGCCGCAACGTGGCCGCCGGCGCCACCACCATGCCCATGACCGGCACGGCGATGTCGGGCAACAACGCCAACACGGCCGTGACGGACACGGTGAGCAACGACGACGTGGTGGATGTGCTGGACGACCTGCTGGAAAACAGCCGCGACGGCGAATACGGCTTCCGCACCTCGGCTGAGCGCGCCGAGAACCCCGAGCTCAAACAGATCCTGCAGCGCCGCGCCAGCGAATGTGCCAGCGCCGCTGCCGAGCTGGAGCGCGAGATCCGCGCCCGCGGTGGCGAGCCATCCTCAGGCGGCACTGTCTCCGGCGCGCTGCACCGCGGCTGGGTGTCGGTCAAGACGGCCCTGAGCACGAACGACGACAAGGCCGTGCTCAACGAGTGCGAGCGCGGTGAAGACGCCGCCGTGGCACGCTACCGCAAGGCCCTGAAGGCCACGCTGCCCGCCGACGCGCGCGCCCTGATCGAGCGCCAGGCGCAGGGTGCCCAGCGCAACCACGACGAGATCAAGGCGCTGCGCGACCGCTACAACGCTGCTTCCTGA
- a CDS encoding dihydrofolate reductase: protein MEIALIYARAANGVIGQGGTMPWHLPEDLAHFKALTHGGPVIMGRKTWDSLPARFRPLPGRANIVVTRQGDWQAEGAQRAASLAEALELAGCAGTATAWIIGGAQIYAQALPLASRVEITEIGQDFAGDAYAPTLGPEWVEAARSPGAVSAQGLPYCFVRYQRQGT, encoded by the coding sequence ATGGAAATCGCTCTCATCTACGCCCGCGCTGCCAACGGCGTCATCGGCCAGGGCGGCACCATGCCCTGGCACCTGCCCGAGGACCTGGCGCACTTCAAGGCGCTCACGCACGGCGGCCCCGTCATCATGGGCCGCAAGACCTGGGACTCGCTGCCCGCGCGCTTTCGGCCGCTGCCCGGGCGCGCCAATATCGTCGTCACGCGCCAGGGCGACTGGCAGGCCGAAGGCGCGCAGCGCGCCGCGAGCCTGGCCGAGGCCCTGGAGCTGGCAGGGTGCGCCGGCACGGCTACGGCCTGGATCATCGGCGGCGCGCAGATCTACGCTCAGGCCCTGCCCCTGGCCTCGCGCGTGGAGATAACCGAGATCGGCCAGGACTTCGCCGGCGACGCCTACGCCCCCACGCTCGGCCCGGAGTGGGTGGAAGCGGCGCGTAGCCCCGGCGCCGTCAGCGCCCAGGGCCTGCCCTACTGCTTCGTGCGCTACCAGCGCCAGGGCACCTGA